In Methanocaldococcus sp. FS406-22, the genomic stretch CTATCGTTTGGGCATCTTGTATTCTATGTTCTCTCTCCAAATATGTAAAGAAAATTCCAAGAGCGGTATCTATTTGAGTTCTATTAATTTCGTCCAAAATTAAAACTTTCTTTTCCATAATGGCATTAATCAAATATCTAGGTTCTTTTTTATAAACTAACCTCCCACTGTCGTCTGTTTGTGGGATGACTCTAGCGATTAAGTCGAAGTAGTCAGTACCTCCATGAACAGTATATAGCAAATATCCGTTGCCGTTATTTTGAGCTGAATATCTCTCAGCAAGGATTTTTGATAATACAGTCTTACCACTTCCTGGAGGTCCATAAAATAGGATATTTTTACCACGGTTCATTTCAGATAATGCTATTTCCAGTTCTTTTTTGTAAATTCTTTCAATGAAAGTTAGATATTTGTTTTCATATGTTTTAAATGTACGATTTTTTGGTTCATACTTTTTTAAGAATTCTTCATATGATCCATACTTTATTTTAATTCGCTCTACCTTTTCAGGATCTATTGGACTAAGTCCTTGTGGAATAAAATTCAATTTATAGCAATGCTCTAAATTAAAATCTAAAAGAGGGAGTTCTAACACTCTAGGTTTATCAAGAAAGTACATTAACTCCCAAGTATTGCCCTTTTTATCAGTCCCCCACAAAAATTCTGCCAAAGATTTATCTCTAATTTTATACACTACCTTTGCCCAGTATCCAAATTTTTTACCCTTAACATAAAATAAACATATATCCCCTTTTTGCATTTGAGTCCAATTTGACTCATTGTTTTTTCCTGGAACAGCCCCCCATAAATAATATTCTCCTTTTTCATTGATTGAAAGCAGTATTTTCTCAAGATCATCTTTAGCTATGTTTTTTCCACTCTCATCTACTGGATTTCCTAAATTATTGATTATTTCTTCAAGTTTTACAGGATTCTTTATAGTTCTTTCTAAATGCTTAGTTGGTTCATCTCCAGCAGCTGCCACTATCCATACTTTCATTTTATCATCCTCTTTTAATCTGCAAAATTTTATAAGTATCCTAAATTTATATATTTATTGATCTGGTAGGAATTATGGGTCGCATATTGTTATTGCTTTTTTGCTTACTTTTTCACAGGTTTTTATTGCCCAATTTTAATACACAAATATAACAAAATTCAACTAAACAATAATATATCCAGCATAACTTTCAATGCTACTTCAAAATAGAAATAGGAGCTAAAAGAGATATATCAATTAAAGGATTATTTAGTTCCCAAACAATTAGAAAATCATCTTACGAAAAAAATTATACTTAATTCATAAAAATATGAGATATTTAGAATATCAACTGTGCAGTAATTAAAACCTATTTTTTATACTTGCATCAAGCTCATCCAAGGAATAGACATTCAGTTCTCCAGTTTTCACGGCCTCTATTGCCTTAACTGCAGCTTTAGCTCCTGGAATTGTGGTTATATATGGAATCCCTAAATCTACTGCTGCCCTTCTTATATAATACCCATCTGACTTTGCCTTCTTTCCAGAGGAGGTATTTATTATCAGATGTATCTTTCCATCCCTCATTAACTTTAAGATATTGTCATTAGGGCTTTCAGATATCTTTTTAACAAGTATTGCTGGAATGCCATTATCTCTCAACACTTTGGCAGTCCCTTCTGTTGCATATATTGTAAATCCGAGCTCATGCAGTTTTTTAGCAACCTCTACAACTTGCTTTTTATCCCTATCCCTAACACTTATAAACACATTTCCAATAATTGGCAATTCCATATTTGCAGATAATTGGGCTTTATAGTATGCCCTACCAAAGTCCTTATCTATTCCAATTGCCTCTCCAGTAGATTTCATCTCTGGGCCTAAAACTGGGTCAACACCAGGCAGTTTTTGGAATGGGAACACTGCCTCTTTAATTGATACATACTTTGGTTTAGCTATCCAAACCTTTTCAGCAACTTTCTCAACATCATAATTTTTAATTAACTCCTCCAACTTCTTACCAAGCATAATCTTTGTAGCTAACTTAGCCAATGGTATTCCTACCGATTTACTAACATATGGGACAGTTCTTGAAGCTCTTGGGTTAGCCTCTAAAACATAAACTACTCCATCCTTAACTGCATACTGCACATTTAAAAGCCCTACAATATTTAAAGCCCTTGCTAATTTTGCTGTGTAGTCAATTACAGTATCAATTATCTCTTTAGGCAGTGTTTGAGGAGGAATTACTGTCGCTGAATCTCCACTATGCACTCCAGCCTCTTCAATATGCTCCATTATAGCTCCAATTAAAACACTCTCTCCATCACAAACAGCATCGACATCTAACTCAACAGCATCCTCTAAGAATTTATCAATTAATACAGGATGTTCCTCTGAAACTCTAACAGCTTCTTCCATATATTCAATTAATTCATCCTCACTATAAACTATTTGCATCGCCCTTCCTCCTAAAACATAGGAAGGTCTAACTAAAACAGGATAGCCAATTCTTTTAGCTATCTCTAAAGCCTCTTCCTTTGTAAATGCAGTCCCCCCCTCTGCTTGTGGGATATTTAACTTCTTCAAAAGCTTTGAAAACTCTTCCCTATCTTCAGCAACGTTTATATTTTCTGGAGTGGTCCCTAAGATATTAACTCCTGCCTTTTTTAACTTCATAGCTAAGTTTATTGCTGTTTGCCCACCAAATTGAACTATAACTCCTAAGAGCTCTCCTTTCTCTTTCTCTCTTTCAGCTATATTTAATACATCCTCAAAGGTTATTGGTTC encodes the following:
- the carB gene encoding carbamoyl-phosphate synthase large subunit, which translates into the protein MENMEKLKEILLKAKKMGFSDKQIAHLLGMDEMEVRELRKKLNIIPLYKMVDTCAAEFEAKTPYYYSAYETYVYKEQDESNPSDRKKVIIIGSGPIRIGQGIEFDYSSVHAVLALKEMGIEAIIINNNPETVSTDYDTSDKLYFEPITFEDVLNIAEREKEKGELLGVIVQFGGQTAINLAMKLKKAGVNILGTTPENINVAEDREEFSKLLKKLNIPQAEGGTAFTKEEALEIAKRIGYPVLVRPSYVLGGRAMQIVYSEDELIEYMEEAVRVSEEHPVLIDKFLEDAVELDVDAVCDGESVLIGAIMEHIEEAGVHSGDSATVIPPQTLPKEIIDTVIDYTAKLARALNIVGLLNVQYAVKDGVVYVLEANPRASRTVPYVSKSVGIPLAKLATKIMLGKKLEELIKNYDVEKVAEKVWIAKPKYVSIKEAVFPFQKLPGVDPVLGPEMKSTGEAIGIDKDFGRAYYKAQLSANMELPIIGNVFISVRDRDKKQVVEVAKKLHELGFTIYATEGTAKVLRDNGIPAILVKKISESPNDNILKLMRDGKIHLIINTSSGKKAKSDGYYIRRAAVDLGIPYITTIPGAKAAVKAIEAVKTGELNVYSLDELDASIKNRF
- a CDS encoding AAA family ATPase, with translation MKVWIVAAAGDEPTKHLERTIKNPVKLEEIINNLGNPVDESGKNIAKDDLEKILLSINEKGEYYLWGAVPGKNNESNWTQMQKGDICLFYVKGKKFGYWAKVVYKIRDKSLAEFLWGTDKKGNTWELMYFLDKPRVLELPLLDFNLEHCYKLNFIPQGLSPIDPEKVERIKIKYGSYEEFLKKYEPKNRTFKTYENKYLTFIERIYKKELEIALSEMNRGKNILFYGPPGSGKTVLSKILAERYSAQNNGNGYLLYTVHGGTDYFDLIARVIPQTDDSGRLVYKKEPRYLINAIMEKKVLILDEINRTQIDTALGIFFTYLEREHRIQDAQTIVNIIEKETDLKVNSEEFIENLDFFRIIGTLNIYDKTFLFKLGDALRRRFRFIEITTTPEIIKWIENNFEEFLDIIGYDLSRVDIARELFAIFSEINSIKELGIGILKELLLFSMNFI